One segment of Cynocephalus volans isolate mCynVol1 chromosome 8, mCynVol1.pri, whole genome shotgun sequence DNA contains the following:
- the MXRA8 gene encoding matrix remodeling-associated protein 8 isoform X1, whose amino-acid sequence MELPSGVLVLPWGLVLLQSCAVLCSALSGPAQAGGSSVVSESAVSWAAGAQAVLRCQSPRMVWTQDRLHDRQRVVHWDLSGGPGGGPARRLVDMYSAGEQRVYEPRDRGRLLLSPSAFHDGNFSLLIRAVEAADEGLYTCNLHHHYCHLYESLAVRLEVTDDPRAAGAHWDGEKEVLAVERGAPALLTCVNRAHVWTDRHLEEAQQVVHWDRQPPGVPHDRADRLLDLYASGERRAYGPPFLRERVAVAADAFARGDFSLRIDPLEPADEGTYSCHLHHHYCGLHERRVFRLNVTEPSAEPRPRGSPGNGSSHGGAPRPDPTLARGRTVVNVIVPEGRAQFFQQLGYVLATLLLFVLLLITVVLATRQRRRGGYEYAHKKSAKSDRKDVNLAEFAVTSGDQAVCRREDIHLADYKNNVLKEKAELTHSPRPAKNIDLDKEFRKEYCK is encoded by the exons ATGGAGCTGCCGTCAGGCGTCCTGGTCCTGCCGTGGGGACTTGTGCTTCTACAGA GCTGCGCTGTCCTGTGCTCAG CGCTCTCGGGGCCCGCGCAAGCCGGCGGCAGCTCCGTGGTGTCCGAGTCGGCGGTGAGCTGGGCGGCGGGCGCCCAGGCGGTGCTGCGCTGCCAGAGCCCGCGCATGGTGTGGACCCAGGACCGGCTGCACGACCGCCAGCGCGTGGTCCACTGGGACCTCAGCGGCGGCCCCGGCGGCGGCCCCGCGCGCAGACTCGTGGACATGTACTCGGCGGGCGAGCAGCGCGTGTACGAGCCGCGCGACCGCGGCCGCCTCCTGCTGTCGCCCTCCGCCTTCCACGACGGCAACTTCTCGCTGCTCATCCGCG CGGTGGAGGCGGCGGACGAGGGGCTGTACACCTGCAACCTGCACCACCACTACTGCCACCTCTACGAGAGCCTGGCCGTGCGCCTCGAGGTCACCGACGACC CCCGGGCCGCCGGCGCGCACTGGGACGGCGAGAAGGAGGTGCTGGCGGTGGAGCGCGGCGCGCCCGCGCTGCTGACCTGCGTGAACCGCGCGCACGTGTGGACCGACCGGCACCTGGAGGAGGCGCAGCAGGTGGTGCACTGGGACCGGCAGCCGCCCGGGGTGCCGCACGACCGCGCCGACCGCCTGCTCGACCTGTACGCGTCCGGCGAGCGCCGCGCCTACGGGCCGCCCTTCCTGCGCGAGCGCGTGGCGGTGGCGGCGGACGCCTTCGCGCGCGGCGACTTCTCCCTGCGCATCGACCCGCTGGAGCCGGCCGACGAGGGCACCTACTCGTGCCACCTGCACCACCACTACTGCGGCCTGCACGAGCGCCGCGTCTTCCGCCTGAACGTCACCGAGCCCTCCGCCGAGCCGCGCCCCCGAGGCTCGCCGGGCAACGGCTCCAGCCACGGCGGCGCCCCGCGCCCAG ACCCCACGCTGGCGCGCGGCCGCACCGTCGTCAACGTCATCGTCCCCGAGGGCCGGGCCCAGTTCTTCCAGCAGCTGGGCTACGTGCTGGCCACGCTGCTGCTCTTCGTCCTGCTGCTCATCACCGTCGTCCTGGCCACGCGGCAGCGCCGCCgcggag GCTACGAATACGCGCACAAGAAGTCGGCGAAGTCAGACCG GAAGGACGTGAACTTGGCGGAGTTTGCTGTGACCTCGGGGGACCAGGCTGTATGCAGGAGAGAGGACATCCACCTAG CAGATTACAAAAACAACGTCCTGAAGGAGAAGGCCGAGCTGACCCACAGCCCCCGGCCTGCTAAGAACATCGACCTGGACAAAG AGTTCAGGAAGGAGTACTGCAAGTAA
- the MXRA8 gene encoding matrix remodeling-associated protein 8 isoform X2: MELPSGVLVLPWGLVLLQSCAVLCSALSGPAQAGGSSVVSESAVSWAAGAQAVLRCQSPRMVWTQDRLHDRQRVVHWDLSGGPGGGPARRLVDMYSAGEQRVYEPRDRGRLLLSPSAFHDGNFSLLIRAVEAADEGLYTCNLHHHYCHLYESLAVRLEVTDDPRAAGAHWDGEKEVLAVERGAPALLTCVNRAHVWTDRHLEEAQQVVHWDRQPPGVPHDRADRLLDLYASGERRAYGPPFLRERVAVAADAFARGDFSLRIDPLEPADEGTYSCHLHHHYCGLHERRVFRLNVTEPSAEPRPRGSPGNGSSHGGAPRPDPTLARGRTVVNVIVPEGRAQFFQQLGYVLATLLLFVLLLITVVLATRQRRRGGYEYAHKKSAKSDRKDVNLAEFAVTSGDQAVCRREDIHLDYKNNVLKEKAELTHSPRPAKNIDLDKEFRKEYCK, encoded by the exons ATGGAGCTGCCGTCAGGCGTCCTGGTCCTGCCGTGGGGACTTGTGCTTCTACAGA GCTGCGCTGTCCTGTGCTCAG CGCTCTCGGGGCCCGCGCAAGCCGGCGGCAGCTCCGTGGTGTCCGAGTCGGCGGTGAGCTGGGCGGCGGGCGCCCAGGCGGTGCTGCGCTGCCAGAGCCCGCGCATGGTGTGGACCCAGGACCGGCTGCACGACCGCCAGCGCGTGGTCCACTGGGACCTCAGCGGCGGCCCCGGCGGCGGCCCCGCGCGCAGACTCGTGGACATGTACTCGGCGGGCGAGCAGCGCGTGTACGAGCCGCGCGACCGCGGCCGCCTCCTGCTGTCGCCCTCCGCCTTCCACGACGGCAACTTCTCGCTGCTCATCCGCG CGGTGGAGGCGGCGGACGAGGGGCTGTACACCTGCAACCTGCACCACCACTACTGCCACCTCTACGAGAGCCTGGCCGTGCGCCTCGAGGTCACCGACGACC CCCGGGCCGCCGGCGCGCACTGGGACGGCGAGAAGGAGGTGCTGGCGGTGGAGCGCGGCGCGCCCGCGCTGCTGACCTGCGTGAACCGCGCGCACGTGTGGACCGACCGGCACCTGGAGGAGGCGCAGCAGGTGGTGCACTGGGACCGGCAGCCGCCCGGGGTGCCGCACGACCGCGCCGACCGCCTGCTCGACCTGTACGCGTCCGGCGAGCGCCGCGCCTACGGGCCGCCCTTCCTGCGCGAGCGCGTGGCGGTGGCGGCGGACGCCTTCGCGCGCGGCGACTTCTCCCTGCGCATCGACCCGCTGGAGCCGGCCGACGAGGGCACCTACTCGTGCCACCTGCACCACCACTACTGCGGCCTGCACGAGCGCCGCGTCTTCCGCCTGAACGTCACCGAGCCCTCCGCCGAGCCGCGCCCCCGAGGCTCGCCGGGCAACGGCTCCAGCCACGGCGGCGCCCCGCGCCCAG ACCCCACGCTGGCGCGCGGCCGCACCGTCGTCAACGTCATCGTCCCCGAGGGCCGGGCCCAGTTCTTCCAGCAGCTGGGCTACGTGCTGGCCACGCTGCTGCTCTTCGTCCTGCTGCTCATCACCGTCGTCCTGGCCACGCGGCAGCGCCGCCgcggag GCTACGAATACGCGCACAAGAAGTCGGCGAAGTCAGACCG GAAGGACGTGAACTTGGCGGAGTTTGCTGTGACCTCGGGGGACCAGGCTGTATGCAGGAGAGAGGACATCCACCTAG ATTACAAAAACAACGTCCTGAAGGAGAAGGCCGAGCTGACCCACAGCCCCCGGCCTGCTAAGAACATCGACCTGGACAAAG AGTTCAGGAAGGAGTACTGCAAGTAA